From a single Phocoena sinus isolate mPhoSin1 chromosome 1, mPhoSin1.pri, whole genome shotgun sequence genomic region:
- the HTR1D gene encoding 5-hydroxytryptamine receptor 1D: MSRTTVKEVAACVKVCGKREPPTMSPPNQSVEGLLQGAPNRSLNAIETPGAWDPGTLQALKISLAVVLSIITLATVLSNAFVLTTIFLTGKLHTPANYLTGSLAMTDLLVSILVTPISIAYTTTHTWSFGQLLCDIWLSSDITCCTASILHLCVIALDRYWAITDALEYSKRRTAGRAAAMIAIILAISICISIPPLFWRQAKAQEEMSDCLVNTSQISYTIYSTCGAFYFPSVLLIILYGRIYTAARNRILNPPSLYGKRFTTAHLITGSAGSSLCSLNPSLHEGHSHSAGSPLFFNHVKIKLADSVLERQRISAARERKATKTLGIILGAFIICWLPFFVASLVLPICRDSCWIHPALSDFFTWLGYLNSLINPIIYTVFNEDFRQAFQKVIHFGKAS; encoded by the coding sequence ATGAGCAGAACAACTGTGAAGGAAGTAGCTGCGTGTGTGAAAGTCTGTGGGAAGAGAGAGCCACCTACAATGTCCCCACCAAACCAGTCAGTGGAAGGCCTTCTGCAGGGAGCTCCCAACAGATCCCTGAATGCCATAGAAACTCCGGGGGCTTGGGATCCAGGGACCCTCCAAGCCCTCAAGATTTCTCTTGCTGTGGTCCTTTCCATCATCACACTGGCCACAGTCCTTTCCAACGCCTTTGTGCTTACCACCATCTTCCTGACCGGGAAGCTCCACACCCCAGCCAACTATCTCACTGGCTCCCTGGCCATGACTGACCTCTTAGTTTCCATCTTGGTCACGCCCATCAGCATCGCATATACCACCACCCACACCTGGAGCTTTGGCCAACTCCTGTGTGACATCTGGCTGTCTTCTGACATCACGTGCTGCACAGCCTCCATCCTGCATCTCTGTGTCATTGCTCTGGACAGGTACTGGGCCATCACTGATGCCCTGGAGTATAGTAAACGCCGGACAGCAGGCCGTGCGGCCGCCATGATTGCCATCATCTTGGCCATCTCCATCTGCATCTCCATCCCACCACTCTTTTGGCGGCAGGCCAAAGCTCAGGAAGAGATGTCGGACTGCCTGGTGAACACTTCTCAGATCTCCTACACCATCTATTCCACCTGTGGGGCCTTCTACTTCCCGTCTGTGTTGCTCATCATCCTCTATGGCCGGATCTACACGGCCGCCCGGAACCGCATCCTGAATCCGCCATCCCTCTACGGGAAGCGCTTTACCACAGCCCATCTCATCACAGGCTCTGCGGGGTCCTCGCTCTGCTCGCTCAATCCCAGCCTTCACGAGGGGCACTCTCATTCCGCCGGCTCCCCTCTCTTTTTTAACCACGTGAAGATCAAGCTTGCGGATAGTGTCCTGGAGCGCCAGAGGATTTCTGCTGCCCGAGAGAGGAAAGCCACTAAAACCCTGGGGATCATTCTGGGCGCCTTTATCATCTGCTGGCTGCCCTTCTTTGTTGCATCTCTGGTCCTCCCCATCTGCCGGGACTCCTGCTGGATCCACCCAGCCCTTTCTGACTTTTTCACCTGGCTAGGCTATCTAAACTCCCTCATCAATCCAATAATCTATACTGTGTTTAACGAAGACTTTCGGCAAGCATTTCAGAAAGTCATCCATTTCGGGAAAGCCTCTTAG